A portion of the Acidisoma sp. PAMC 29798 genome contains these proteins:
- a CDS encoding response regulator, with product MKLLIVDDHPVMRHGLAALLQQNEPDTDVIWAADSLTGLDLTDTHPDIDAVFLDLLMPGLAGMQAIQEFGKRRPALPVIVLSSSEDPEDVRRALALGALGYVPKSAGPQTILSALRLVLSGEVYIPALMLLAGADPAAQGSTGRHGPGAIERLTARQADVLKLLAGGLQNKEIADALGLADKTVKTHITAIFKTLNVINRTQAATIAREAKLV from the coding sequence ATGAAATTACTGATTGTCGATGACCATCCCGTCATGCGTCATGGCCTGGCCGCTCTGCTGCAGCAGAACGAGCCGGACACGGATGTGATATGGGCGGCCGACAGCCTGACCGGGCTCGACCTCACGGACACGCACCCCGACATCGACGCGGTGTTTCTGGACCTGTTGATGCCGGGGCTGGCCGGCATGCAGGCCATTCAGGAATTCGGCAAGCGCCGCCCGGCGCTGCCCGTCATCGTTCTGTCCTCGTCGGAGGACCCCGAGGATGTGCGGCGCGCCCTGGCGCTCGGCGCCTTGGGCTATGTTCCAAAATCGGCCGGGCCGCAAACCATCCTCTCGGCCTTGCGTCTGGTTCTGTCGGGAGAGGTGTATATTCCCGCCCTTATGCTGCTGGCGGGTGCGGATCCGGCGGCGCAAGGGTCCACCGGCCGCCATGGCCCCGGCGCTATCGAGCGACTGACGGCGCGTCAGGCGGACGTGTTGAAGTTGCTGGCCGGCGGCCTGCAGAACAAGGAGATTGCGGATGCTCTGGGGCTCGCGGACAAAACCGTCAAGACCCATATCACCGCCATCTTCAAGACGCTGAACGTGATCAATCGGACCCAGGCCGCGACCATTGCGCGCGAAGCCAAATTGGTCTGA
- a CDS encoding ABC transporter substrate-binding protein produces the protein MTAHRLTPSRRHILQGFGATALAASLPLRAHAAKPIKIGYVSPETGPLAPFGAADAFVIAALGGKLAAHGITLEVRDSQSDPNRASTVANDLINDGVSLMLVSSTPETTNPVSDQCELAGVPCVSTVSPWQAWFFNRGGKPDEGFTYTYHFFWGLEDVIAVYTGMWGQLQTDRVVGALFPNDGDGNAWGDKAHGFPGPLAAQHFTLIDPGRFQDGSADFSAQINAFKAAKAEIVTGVVIPPDWTTFWSQALQQGFKPRVATVGKALLFPETVNALGAAGNNLSTEVWWTPNHPFTSSLTGQSAKALAAAYTQKTAKQWTQPIGFAHALLEIAVDTLGRASDPTDRESVLAALVKTRLDTIVGPIAWGQGPVKNVAKTPLVGGQWRLTPGGPYQFDLVITENAGAPTIPAGGTMAPIA, from the coding sequence ATGACCGCTCATCGCCTGACGCCCAGCCGACGCCACATCCTGCAAGGGTTTGGCGCGACAGCCCTGGCGGCGAGCCTGCCGCTGCGCGCCCACGCCGCCAAGCCTATCAAGATCGGCTATGTCAGTCCTGAAACGGGACCGCTTGCACCCTTCGGCGCAGCGGATGCCTTCGTCATCGCGGCACTTGGCGGCAAGCTCGCGGCGCATGGCATTACGCTGGAGGTGCGCGACAGCCAGTCCGACCCCAATCGCGCCAGCACCGTCGCCAATGACCTCATCAATGACGGCGTCTCGCTCATGCTGGTGTCTTCGACACCGGAAACCACCAATCCGGTGTCAGATCAATGTGAGTTGGCGGGCGTGCCCTGCGTCTCGACAGTGTCGCCCTGGCAGGCCTGGTTCTTCAATCGCGGCGGCAAGCCGGATGAGGGCTTCACCTATACCTACCATTTCTTCTGGGGTCTTGAGGATGTCATCGCGGTTTATACCGGCATGTGGGGGCAATTGCAGACCGACCGTGTTGTAGGCGCACTCTTTCCCAATGACGGCGATGGCAATGCCTGGGGCGATAAGGCGCATGGCTTTCCCGGCCCGCTTGCCGCTCAGCATTTCACGCTGATCGATCCTGGCCGCTTCCAGGATGGGTCCGCAGACTTCAGTGCGCAGATCAATGCCTTCAAAGCCGCGAAGGCCGAGATCGTCACCGGCGTCGTGATCCCCCCGGACTGGACGACCTTCTGGTCGCAGGCCTTGCAGCAAGGATTCAAGCCGCGCGTCGCGACCGTCGGTAAGGCACTTTTGTTTCCAGAAACCGTCAATGCGCTGGGTGCTGCTGGCAACAACCTCTCGACCGAAGTGTGGTGGACGCCGAACCATCCCTTCACCTCGTCCTTGACTGGACAAAGCGCCAAGGCCCTCGCCGCTGCCTATACCCAGAAGACGGCCAAGCAATGGACGCAGCCGATCGGTTTCGCCCATGCCCTGCTCGAAATCGCGGTCGATACCCTGGGCCGGGCAAGTGACCCGACCGACCGTGAGTCTGTGCTCGCAGCGCTGGTCAAGACGCGGCTCGATACCATCGTCGGGCCGATTGCCTGGGGCCAAGGTCCGGTCAAGAACGTCGCCAAGACGCCGCTCGTCGGCGGGCAGTGGCGGCTGACGCCTGGTGGCCCTTACCAGTTCGATCTCGTGATTACCGAAAACGCGGGGGCGCCGACCATCCCCGCCGGTGGCACGATGGCGCCGATCGCGTGA
- a CDS encoding ABC transporter permease subunit: MSNPLLQVTGLTAFYGEFQALFGIDLTLFEGEIVGVIGANGAGKTTLLRAITGLLPARPEAITLAGSPIGGMRAEGILRLGIAMVPEGRKLFPSLSVEENLRLGGYARRPGGWTLDRVLDLFPILRERRGGAATKLSGGQQQMVAIGRALMSNPRLLLCDEISLGLAPMVIADVYAALPSIRDSGTSRRCLCGAAVDPRLRHQHRHRRAGHRAGHAGDRSAVLPAGRSCRSARHQPRSGSRSDRGRLFRCHRRRWRGMTGWIDIVAQGILVGGFYALFATGLSLMFGVMRLVNLAHGDIIVLAAFLALVLVQQAGIHPLLCLIAIVPVMAAIGYGLQRFLLNRTLGRDILPPLLVTFGLSIVIQNALQLVFSADSRKLPMGAMTTRGIMLIPGVSVGIYPLGVLIAAVAVIGGLQVFLYRTPIGAALRATSDDPVTVRLMGVDNRHMYAVATMLAFAVAGLAGVLMGGYTNFTPVSGPQQLLFGFEAIIIGGLGNLWGTLIGGMVLGVSQAIGAGIDPGLQILVGHLAFLAILFAAPRGLFPRMAD; this comes from the coding sequence GTGAGCAACCCTCTGCTCCAGGTCACCGGCCTCACCGCCTTTTATGGCGAGTTCCAGGCCCTGTTCGGCATAGACCTCACCCTTTTCGAGGGCGAAATCGTTGGGGTGATTGGCGCCAATGGCGCTGGGAAAACCACACTGCTGCGCGCCATCACCGGCCTGCTGCCGGCGCGGCCCGAGGCCATCACGCTGGCGGGATCGCCGATCGGCGGCATGCGCGCCGAAGGCATCCTGCGCCTCGGGATCGCCATGGTGCCGGAGGGTCGGAAGCTGTTTCCGTCGCTGTCGGTCGAGGAGAATCTGCGCCTGGGCGGCTATGCGCGTCGCCCCGGCGGATGGACGCTCGATCGTGTGCTGGACCTGTTTCCGATCCTGCGCGAGCGTCGGGGCGGGGCAGCCACAAAGCTTTCCGGTGGGCAGCAGCAGATGGTGGCGATCGGTCGCGCGCTGATGTCCAATCCGCGACTGCTGTTATGTGACGAGATCAGCCTCGGCCTCGCGCCGATGGTGATCGCCGATGTCTATGCGGCGCTGCCGTCGATCCGCGACTCCGGCACCAGCCGCCGATGTCTATGCGGCGCTGCCGTCGATCCGCGACTCCGGCACCAGCATCGTCATCGTCGAGCAGGACATCGCGCGGGTCATGCGGGCGACCGATCGGCTGTACTGCCTGCGGGAAGGTCATGTCGTTCTGCAAGGCACCAGCCGCGATCTGGATCGCGCTCAGATCGGGGACGCCTATTTCGGTGCCATCGCCGCAGGTGGCGCGGCATGACGGGTTGGATCGACATTGTCGCGCAGGGCATTCTCGTCGGCGGCTTCTATGCCTTGTTCGCGACCGGACTGTCCTTGATGTTCGGCGTCATGCGCTTGGTCAATCTCGCGCACGGAGACATCATCGTGCTGGCCGCCTTCTTGGCACTGGTGCTTGTGCAACAAGCCGGGATTCACCCCCTCCTTTGCCTGATCGCGATCGTGCCTGTGATGGCCGCCATCGGCTACGGCCTGCAGCGTTTCCTGCTCAACCGCACGCTAGGACGCGACATCCTGCCGCCGCTTTTGGTGACCTTCGGCCTGTCGATCGTCATTCAGAACGCGCTGCAACTGGTCTTCAGCGCCGATAGCCGCAAACTGCCGATGGGCGCTATGACCACGCGCGGCATCATGCTGATCCCCGGCGTGTCAGTCGGCATCTACCCCTTGGGGGTGCTGATCGCGGCCGTCGCCGTCATCGGCGGGTTGCAGGTCTTCCTGTATCGCACGCCAATCGGTGCGGCGCTGCGGGCAACATCGGATGATCCCGTCACGGTCCGGCTGATGGGCGTGGATAACCGGCACATGTATGCCGTCGCGACTATGCTGGCCTTTGCGGTCGCGGGCCTCGCAGGTGTGCTGATGGGCGGCTACACGAACTTCACGCCGGTCTCCGGGCCGCAACAACTGCTGTTTGGCTTCGAGGCGATTATCATCGGCGGCCTGGGCAATCTGTGGGGCACGCTGATTGGCGGCATGGTCCTCGGCGTGAGCCAAGCCATCGGTGCGGGTATCGATCCCGGCCTGCAAATCCTCGTCGGACACCTGGCCTTCCTGGCAATCCTGTTCGCGGCACCGCGTGGGCTGTTTCCCCGAATGGCTGATTAG
- a CDS encoding ATP-grasp fold amidoligase family protein gives MTDGRLRALAARIMEWRTTVYRVRAAYARAHGRAPRILRPCRFTEKMQWRKIFDQNPAFPILCDKLAVRDFVTDRVGGNLLVPLLWTGMPEEIPFDRITPPFVLKSTHASGQVIMVGPDEVIDRAAIRARAEAWLAICHGSAYDEPAYKAVPRRLIIERTITTAAGAQPEEVRLFVFDGRVAVINTVFVEDGRVRNGAFHKPDWTRLNWHFTRRVDRDFPRPERLTDMIRIAEALGQGFDHLRVDLYDGGAQIWIGEVTVYSWSGHVPFNPDEADFALGAEWRLRGPLARAARSVLFRHRPF, from the coding sequence ATGACTGACGGACGTCTGCGGGCCCTTGCCGCCCGTATCATGGAATGGCGAACCACCGTCTACCGCGTCCGCGCCGCCTATGCGCGGGCTCATGGCCGCGCACCCCGTATTCTGCGGCCGTGTCGTTTCACCGAAAAGATGCAGTGGCGCAAGATCTTCGACCAGAACCCTGCCTTTCCGATCCTGTGCGACAAGCTGGCGGTGCGCGATTTCGTAACCGATCGCGTCGGGGGCAACCTGCTTGTGCCGCTCCTCTGGACCGGGATGCCGGAGGAGATTCCCTTCGATCGCATCACGCCGCCCTTTGTCCTCAAAAGCACCCATGCCAGCGGCCAGGTCATCATGGTAGGTCCGGATGAGGTCATCGACCGTGCTGCGATCCGTGCGCGTGCCGAGGCCTGGCTCGCGATTTGCCACGGCTCTGCCTATGACGAACCCGCTTACAAGGCTGTGCCGCGCCGGTTGATCATCGAGCGGACAATCACGACGGCCGCCGGAGCGCAGCCCGAGGAGGTTCGCCTCTTCGTCTTCGACGGCCGCGTCGCGGTCATCAACACCGTCTTCGTGGAGGATGGACGCGTCCGCAACGGCGCCTTCCACAAGCCGGACTGGACAAGGTTGAACTGGCATTTCACCCGCCGCGTAGATCGCGATTTCCCCAGGCCCGAGCGCCTCACGGATATGATCAGGATCGCCGAAGCGCTGGGTCAGGGCTTCGACCACCTGCGCGTCGATCTCTATGATGGGGGCGCGCAAATTTGGATCGGTGAGGTGACGGTCTATTCCTGGTCAGGGCATGTGCCTTTCAATCCGGATGAGGCCGACTTCGCCTTGGGCGCCGAATGGCGGCTTCGCGGCCCATTAGCCCGTGCCGCCCGATCCGTGCTGTTCCGACACCGACCGTTTTAA
- a CDS encoding phosphodiesterase, translating into MNAQDMWIAQISDPHLRPSGLLYQDVLDTAAPLRTAIAQINALDPPPDVVLLTGDVVDEGAAAEYAVARDVLAALQPKLLVIPGNHDERLAFRTAFHDHAYLPQTGPLHYVIDDAGPVRVIALDVTVPDLHHGVVDDAALLWLEQVLGAEAERPSVVMMHQPPLVSGVPYLDEYRCFGGDRLAEVLRRFPAVERVLCGHVHRQMQMRFGGTLLCTAPSTATTIALQTQADAEPASFIEPPGFLLHHWRPDRGMVTHSIPIGTFPGPFAFA; encoded by the coding sequence ATGAACGCACAAGACATGTGGATTGCACAAATTTCGGACCCTCATCTCCGGCCCAGCGGGCTGCTATATCAGGACGTGCTCGACACTGCCGCGCCATTGCGCACGGCGATCGCGCAGATCAATGCCCTGGACCCGCCGCCGGACGTGGTGCTGCTGACGGGCGATGTCGTCGATGAGGGCGCGGCCGCCGAATATGCCGTGGCCCGCGATGTGCTGGCCGCGTTGCAGCCGAAGCTTCTGGTCATTCCGGGTAATCATGATGAGCGGCTGGCCTTTCGCACGGCTTTCCATGATCACGCCTATCTGCCGCAGACCGGTCCGCTGCATTACGTCATTGACGATGCGGGACCGGTGCGCGTGATCGCGCTGGATGTCACAGTGCCCGACCTTCATCACGGCGTGGTCGATGACGCGGCGCTGCTCTGGTTGGAGCAGGTTCTCGGCGCCGAGGCCGAGCGGCCCAGCGTGGTGATGATGCATCAGCCGCCGTTGGTGTCAGGCGTGCCCTATCTCGACGAATACCGCTGTTTCGGCGGAGACCGGCTGGCCGAGGTTCTAAGGCGCTTCCCCGCCGTCGAGCGCGTGCTCTGCGGCCATGTTCATCGCCAGATGCAGATGCGGTTCGGCGGCACGCTGCTCTGCACGGCGCCGAGCACCGCGACCACGATTGCGTTGCAAACCCAAGCGGATGCCGAACCGGCCTCGTTCATCGAACCGCCCGGGTTTCTGCTGCATCATTGGCGGCCCGACCGTGGCATGGTGACGCATAGCATACCGATTGGAACCTTTCCGGGGCCGTTTGCTTTCGCCTGA
- a CDS encoding FAD-dependent oxidoreductase, with the protein MRVCVIGAGPAGITAAHALSKLGIAVEVFEASAKVGGMARSFDLWGQRVDLGPHRFFSTDPRVNRAWLEVMGTDYRMVARQTRILYRNRLFDYPLKIGNALANMGPVNAARCLLSYGGARIMAPRRTPVDTFEHWVVGRFGRRLFEMFFKSYSEKLWGIPCTELSADFAAQRIRGFSLGQAVVSMLGWGRGGHRTLADLFAYPKAGNGEVYERMAASVLAAGGKLHLESPVGRVVTQAGRATGVILHDGRFVACDHVVTTMPLTLMVQGLRDVPAEVTAAVSRLTFRNTILVYLRIGRPDVFPDQWLYVHSPNLAMGRVTNFRNWAPDLHGTEAVSILALEYWCNDEDAIWRESDEQLIARAMAEIADAKLVDRAEIQMGKVKRVPRCYPVYTRDYAATLAPVVAFLKTIPNLWPIGRYGSFKYNNQDHSILMGLLVAENIACGAAHDLWSVNSDDVYQERAIITEQGLVTATAAQPV; encoded by the coding sequence ATGCGGGTCTGTGTCATTGGTGCCGGGCCAGCCGGGATCACCGCCGCCCATGCCCTCAGCAAGCTTGGCATCGCGGTCGAGGTGTTCGAGGCGAGTGCCAAGGTCGGTGGCATGGCCCGGAGCTTCGATTTATGGGGCCAGCGCGTCGATCTCGGGCCGCACCGCTTCTTCAGCACAGATCCCCGTGTCAATCGCGCGTGGCTGGAGGTCATGGGCACGGATTACCGCATGGTCGCGCGCCAGACCCGCATTCTCTATCGAAACCGGCTGTTCGATTATCCTTTGAAGATCGGCAATGCCCTGGCGAACATGGGACCTGTCAACGCGGCGCGCTGTCTGCTGAGCTATGGCGGCGCCAGGATCATGGCGCCGCGGCGTACGCCGGTCGACACCTTCGAGCACTGGGTCGTCGGCCGTTTCGGCAGACGGTTGTTCGAGATGTTTTTCAAATCCTATAGTGAAAAACTATGGGGCATTCCTTGTACCGAATTGAGCGCGGACTTCGCGGCGCAACGTATTCGGGGCTTCTCGCTCGGGCAGGCGGTCGTCTCCATGCTGGGCTGGGGGCGCGGCGGCCACCGGACGCTCGCCGATCTCTTCGCCTATCCCAAGGCCGGAAATGGCGAGGTGTATGAGCGGATGGCGGCGTCGGTCCTCGCAGCGGGCGGAAAGCTCCATCTGGAGAGCCCGGTCGGGCGCGTCGTGACCCAGGCCGGCCGCGCGACAGGCGTCATCCTTCACGACGGACGCTTCGTCGCCTGTGACCATGTCGTGACCACGATGCCGCTGACCCTGATGGTTCAGGGATTGCGCGATGTGCCAGCCGAGGTCACGGCGGCTGTTTCACGCCTGACCTTCCGCAACACCATCCTGGTGTATTTGCGCATCGGCCGGCCGGATGTCTTCCCCGACCAGTGGCTGTATGTTCATTCGCCCAATCTGGCTATGGGTCGCGTCACCAATTTCAGGAATTGGGCACCAGACCTTCATGGCACCGAGGCGGTGAGCATTCTTGCCCTCGAATATTGGTGCAATGACGAGGATGCCATCTGGCGGGAGAGCGACGAGCAGCTTATTGCGCGCGCCATGGCGGAAATCGCCGACGCGAAACTCGTCGATCGCGCAGAGATTCAGATGGGCAAAGTCAAGCGCGTTCCCCGCTGCTATCCCGTCTATACCCGCGACTATGCGGCGACCCTCGCGCCCGTGGTCGCCTTCCTCAAGACCATTCCCAATCTTTGGCCGATCGGGCGTTATGGGTCCTTCAAATATAACAACCAGGATCACAGCATCCTCATGGGCTTGCTGGTCGCTGAGAACATCGCTTGCGGCGCGGCGCATGATCTGTGGAGTGTCAACAGCGACGACGTTTATCAAGAGCGGGCGATCATCACGGAGCAAGGTCTGGTCACGGCTACTGCCGCTCAGCCGGTATGA
- a CDS encoding ABC transporter ATP-binding protein, with amino-acid sequence MSPALLTVTGLNKAFGALVVTDDVSLEVRAGEAIGIIGPNGAGKSTLFNLISGDIRPDTGRILFDGQDMTTLQPHARAARGIGRSYQIPRPFERMSVLENLLVGASFAGRQRVAHPRAYCGEVLARTGLAGKAAAQAGTLTLLERKRLELARALAISPRLLLLDEIAGGLTDPEAHLLVETIRAIHADGVAIIWIEHVLHALIPAITRLLVLNFGRIIASGDPRAVMASPLARETYLGIDDMAVA; translated from the coding sequence GTGAGCCCTGCGCTGCTCACGGTCACCGGTCTGAACAAGGCCTTTGGCGCATTGGTCGTGACCGATGATGTGTCATTGGAGGTGCGGGCAGGCGAAGCGATCGGCATTATCGGGCCGAACGGTGCGGGAAAGAGCACCTTGTTCAACCTCATCAGCGGCGACATCCGACCCGACACCGGCCGGATCCTGTTCGACGGGCAGGACATGACCACGCTTCAGCCCCATGCCCGCGCCGCGCGGGGCATCGGGCGTTCCTACCAAATTCCACGTCCCTTCGAGCGCATGAGCGTTTTGGAAAACCTTCTGGTCGGGGCGTCATTTGCCGGGCGCCAGCGGGTCGCTCATCCGCGCGCTTATTGCGGGGAGGTGCTGGCCCGTACCGGTCTCGCGGGCAAGGCCGCCGCGCAGGCCGGGACCTTGACCCTGTTGGAGCGCAAACGGTTGGAACTGGCCCGCGCCCTTGCGATATCTCCGCGCCTGCTCTTGCTCGATGAAATTGCGGGCGGGTTGACAGACCCTGAAGCGCATCTGCTGGTCGAGACCATTCGCGCCATTCACGCCGACGGCGTCGCCATCATCTGGATCGAGCATGTCTTGCATGCCCTGATCCCGGCAATCACCCGGCTGCTGGTGCTGAACTTCGGGCGGATCATCGCATCCGGTGATCCCCGCGCCGTCATGGCAAGCCCCCTCGCGCGCGAGACCTACCTCGGCATCGATGACATGGCCGTTGCGTGA
- a CDS encoding ATP-binding response regulator, with amino-acid sequence MRIEQVAAVIRNVSLGVAAAACAAIVLGATFIQLGVLPLREGVIWMTWICTCAYAHIALRRAYDKATLPTRCGQGWGMAFAAIAFAEGIGWGWLSIAVAPSIEHGLDMVALTVILAVAAGSIPAFGSYLPAFAAIFLPTTLPFAVWSALAGGLLHATEAGLMVIFIAGMGGLGVQFNRNFSKLVTLRLERERLAEDLLRQRDLAEQANQAKSQFLAAASHDLRQPVHALGLFVGALRGVAMPKQAVQLLDQIEASVMALDDLFSALLDVSRLDAGIVQVRSQAFPIQPLLTRIVRDFEAEASGKSIGLVLWPSSINVETDPLLLERILRNIIANAIRYTDHGRVVVGCRRGRALRVQVWDTGRGIPADQKARIFQEFYQIENQQRDRSKGLGLGLAIVRRLTDLLACPLDVQSTLGRGSCFSVTVPVAREAPHWEPTVVRSVGALQRGFVVVIDDEMPIQQAMYSLLTSWGHEVIAVSSGDAAMKRLASHPARPDLIIADYRLPNGETGIKSIQRLRAEYNAEIPAMLITGDTAPDRLIEASRSGFLLLHKPVTNSQLRAAIGNLMKHGAPDAVDD; translated from the coding sequence TTGCGTATTGAACAGGTTGCCGCCGTTATCAGGAATGTGTCCCTCGGTGTGGCGGCGGCGGCCTGCGCGGCGATCGTCCTGGGGGCCACCTTTATTCAACTCGGCGTGCTGCCCCTGCGTGAGGGCGTTATTTGGATGACGTGGATCTGCACCTGCGCCTATGCGCATATCGCCCTGCGGCGTGCTTATGACAAAGCGACACTCCCAACGCGATGCGGACAGGGCTGGGGCATGGCCTTTGCGGCGATCGCTTTCGCCGAGGGCATCGGCTGGGGCTGGCTCTCCATCGCTGTGGCGCCCTCCATCGAGCATGGCCTGGACATGGTGGCGCTCACCGTCATCCTGGCGGTCGCCGCCGGATCCATCCCGGCCTTCGGCAGCTACCTTCCGGCCTTCGCGGCGATTTTCCTGCCGACGACACTCCCCTTCGCGGTCTGGAGCGCCCTGGCCGGCGGACTCCTTCATGCGACCGAGGCCGGTCTGATGGTCATCTTCATCGCCGGCATGGGCGGCCTCGGCGTCCAATTCAACCGCAACTTCTCCAAGTTGGTGACGCTGCGGCTGGAGCGGGAAAGGCTTGCCGAAGATCTTCTCCGCCAAAGGGATCTTGCCGAGCAGGCGAACCAAGCCAAGTCGCAGTTCCTGGCAGCGGCGAGCCATGATCTCCGTCAGCCGGTCCATGCCCTCGGTCTATTTGTCGGTGCCTTGCGCGGTGTGGCGATGCCCAAGCAGGCCGTGCAGCTCCTCGACCAGATCGAGGCCTCGGTAATGGCATTGGATGATTTGTTTAGCGCCCTGCTCGACGTCTCCCGCCTGGACGCCGGCATCGTGCAGGTCCGCAGCCAAGCCTTCCCGATCCAACCGCTGCTCACGCGCATCGTCCGTGACTTCGAGGCTGAGGCATCGGGGAAGTCGATCGGACTGGTGCTGTGGCCCAGCAGCATTAACGTCGAGACCGATCCGCTTCTGCTGGAGCGTATCCTGCGCAACATCATCGCCAACGCCATCCGCTATACAGACCACGGGCGCGTCGTGGTGGGATGCCGGCGGGGGCGGGCATTGCGTGTGCAGGTATGGGACACGGGCCGTGGCATCCCGGCTGATCAGAAGGCGCGGATCTTTCAGGAGTTCTACCAGATCGAGAACCAGCAGCGGGACCGCAGCAAAGGTCTTGGCCTTGGCCTCGCCATTGTGCGGCGTCTGACCGATCTGCTGGCATGTCCCCTCGATGTCCAATCCACGCTTGGGCGCGGCTCGTGCTTCAGCGTCACGGTTCCGGTCGCCCGCGAGGCCCCACACTGGGAACCGACGGTCGTGCGCTCCGTCGGTGCGCTGCAACGCGGCTTCGTGGTGGTGATCGATGACGAGATGCCAATCCAGCAGGCGATGTATAGCCTGCTGACAAGTTGGGGGCATGAGGTCATTGCGGTGTCTTCGGGGGACGCCGCGATGAAGCGGCTCGCCAGCCATCCCGCCCGGCCGGATTTGATTATCGCCGATTACAGACTTCCGAATGGCGAAACCGGCATCAAGTCCATTCAGCGCCTGCGCGCCGAATATAATGCGGAAATCCCCGCGATGCTCATCACCGGCGACACCGCACCGGATCGTTTGATTGAAGCCTCACGCAGCGGCTTTCTTCTATTGCACAAGCCGGTCACGAATAGTCAGCTTCGCGCGGCGATCGGCAATCTCATGAAGCATGGTGCGCCCGACGCCGTCGATGACTAA
- a CDS encoding branched-chain amino acid ABC transporter permease, whose amino-acid sequence MRGRSTILFAVILLACLGAPLFGGPSTRQLGIEFSTTLALATLWNLLAGYAGVVSIGQQAYVGLGGYVLFALVALLGFPVVAALPLAGVACGLIAIPSARLLFRLRGPHFAIGSWVLAEVFRLAIAQVSALGGGSGMSLPIRSILAISHSRPERLLLFCAFAATLALAISLMVGLLLRSRLGLGLTAIRDAESAASSLGVDVAWLKRVVYVFVAAATGLVGALLFLQNVRISPDAAFSVNDWTANIIFIVVIGGIGTMEGPLIGCLVFFAFRAAFAAYGAWYLIGLGLIAIGMMLARPDGIAGWVKTSAPRAKSVSKSQA is encoded by the coding sequence ATGCGGGGCCGCTCGACGATCCTCTTCGCCGTCATTCTGCTCGCCTGCCTCGGTGCGCCGCTATTCGGCGGACCATCGACACGTCAGCTCGGCATCGAGTTCTCCACCACCCTGGCGCTAGCCACGCTGTGGAACCTGCTGGCGGGCTACGCCGGTGTCGTCTCTATCGGCCAGCAGGCCTATGTCGGTCTCGGTGGCTATGTCTTGTTCGCCCTCGTGGCACTGTTAGGGTTCCCGGTGGTCGCAGCACTGCCCCTCGCGGGTGTCGCCTGCGGTCTGATCGCGATCCCTTCGGCCCGATTGCTGTTTCGCCTGCGGGGGCCGCATTTCGCGATTGGGAGTTGGGTGCTGGCGGAGGTGTTCCGCCTTGCCATCGCTCAGGTCTCGGCGCTCGGCGGCGGTTCCGGCATGAGCCTGCCGATTCGTTCGATCCTCGCCATCAGCCATAGCCGCCCCGAGCGGTTGCTGTTGTTTTGCGCCTTCGCCGCAACCCTCGCGCTGGCGATCAGCCTGATGGTAGGGCTGCTGCTACGTTCCCGTCTCGGCCTTGGTCTGACGGCGATCCGGGATGCCGAGAGTGCGGCATCCAGCCTCGGTGTCGATGTCGCTTGGCTGAAGCGGGTGGTCTACGTGTTCGTGGCGGCCGCAACCGGCCTGGTGGGCGCGCTGTTGTTTTTGCAGAACGTGCGCATTTCGCCCGATGCGGCCTTCAGTGTGAATGATTGGACGGCGAACATCATCTTCATCGTGGTCATCGGCGGTATCGGCACGATGGAAGGCCCGTTGATCGGCTGTCTGGTGTTCTTTGCCTTTCGCGCGGCTTTTGCGGCTTACGGTGCCTGGTATCTCATCGGCCTCGGGTTGATCGCCATCGGCATGATGCTGGCGCGGCCGGATGGCATCGCGGGTTGGGTAAAAACCTCTGCGCCCAGAGCCAAATCCGTGTCGAAGAGCCAAGCTTAA